The Stegostoma tigrinum isolate sSteTig4 chromosome 38, sSteTig4.hap1, whole genome shotgun sequence genome contains a region encoding:
- the LOC125447139 gene encoding uncharacterized protein LOC125447139: MGNKVSVSSKEDAARKLYVKMKNQRAYEQDTKNMELTKKCLQKVTLSGLQNIFSMLLSSVQPVNAAFCMTGLGVALLIVCIIADKFINSSKNATGGNITETAIRKILHEDQIQEICNIVIAYQNRCKMFANNKKKLCEEATISERDLFNQLTRTSQNMLRNRQSATVSNFLAWLKGARIHLELLSDMITLQVVEPYAVEQAAEIHHDTMSQLVHAVKEQKASVINLFQIPLGIMLRDKEAGQTVCVFYPHSSVGGIKDYYLKLLFDEQLRGVEEQFKSLITNFQENSWARITRSELCDSIVPLGKTFPASFSFHQKAQWHRG; encoded by the coding sequence ATGGGCAATAAAGTTTCAGTAAGTTCAAAAGAAGATGCTGCAAGAAAGCTGTATGTGAAGATGAAGAATCAAAGAGCATATGAACAAGACACCAAAAACATGGAGCTCACAAAGAAATGTTTACAAAAAGTGACACTGTCAGgtttgcaaaatattttttccATGTTACTATCAAGCGTACAACCAGTCAATGCAGCTTTTTGTATGACTGGACTAGGAGTAGCACTTTTAATTGTTTGTATTATTGCAGACAAATTTATAAACAGTTCCAAAAATGCCACGGGTGGCAATATCACTGAGACAGCAATCCGCAAAATACTCCACGAGGATCAGATACAGGAAATCTGTAACATCGTTATCGCTTATCAGAATCGCTGCAAAATGTTTGCAAACAACAAAAAGAAACTTTGTGAAGAAGCTACAATCTCTGAAAGGGATCTGTTCAACCAGCTCACTCGAACCAGCCAAAATATGCTTAGGAATCGCCAAAGTGCAACTGTGTCAAATTTCCTAGCCTGGTTGAAAGGTGCCAGAATTCACCTGGAATTGCTTTCTGACATGATTACCTTGCAGGTTGTTGAACCATATGCTGTCGAACAGGCAGCGGAAATCCACCATGATACCATGAGTCAACTGGTGCATGCAGTCAAGGAACAAAAGGCATCAGTCATTAACTTGTTTCAGATTCCTCTAGGCATCATGCTCAGAGACAAAGAAGCAGGTCAAACAGTTTGTGTTTTTTACCCTCACAGCAGTGTCGGTGGTAtcaaggattattacttgaagcTGCTTTTTGATGAGCAACTTAGAGGTGTAGAGGAACAGTTTAAATCTCTTATCACTAATTTTCAAGAGAATTCCTGGGCAAGAATTACCAGGTCTGAGCTGTGTGACAGTATTGTACCTTTAGGAAAGACTTTTCCTGCATCCTTTTCCTTTCATCAGAAGGCACAGTGGCACAGGGGTTAg